Proteins from one Streptosporangium becharense genomic window:
- a CDS encoding phytoene desaturase family protein — protein MPRFHHDVVIVGGGHNGLVAAAYLARAGRRVLVLERLGHVGGLAVSARAFPGVDARLSRYSYLVSLLPSKIVADLGLKVALRRRRYASYTPVGETGLLVDNGDAGRTAASFARVTGGSGDLEAWRRFYGMTAAVAERVAPTLLEPLMDRGAMRNLVGDEAWRDLFERPIGEVVDERFADDTVRGVVLTDALIGTFADPRDPGLLANRCFLYHVVGDGTGDWNVPVGGMGAVSGGLADAARAAGAQILTGAEVVAVDPSGEVTFRDATGEHAVRADRILANVPPAVLARLLGTAEPAPEGAQLKVNMVLSRLPRLRDADVDPAAAFSGTFHINEGRDQLARAHAEATAGRIPALPPAEVYCHSLTDPSILGPELRDAGAHTMTLFGLHMPARLFRDDPAGAREAALRATLASMNRVLAEPIEDCLLRAPDGSPCLEVKTPVDLETEAGLPGGHIFHRDLSWPYGEPGRWGVETSFERILLCGAGARRGGGVSGIPGHNAAMAVLA, from the coding sequence ATGCCACGTTTCCACCATGACGTCGTGATCGTCGGCGGCGGCCACAACGGCCTCGTCGCCGCCGCCTACCTCGCCCGCGCCGGCCGCCGGGTGCTCGTCCTCGAACGTCTCGGCCACGTCGGCGGCCTGGCCGTCTCCGCGCGGGCGTTCCCCGGGGTCGACGCCAGGCTCTCGCGCTACTCCTATCTCGTCAGCCTCCTGCCGTCGAAGATCGTCGCCGATCTCGGGCTCAAGGTCGCGCTGCGCCGCCGCCGCTACGCCTCGTACACGCCCGTGGGCGAGACCGGACTGCTGGTCGACAACGGCGACGCCGGGCGGACCGCCGCCTCCTTCGCCCGGGTCACCGGCGGGTCCGGCGACCTGGAGGCGTGGCGGCGCTTCTACGGGATGACGGCCGCGGTGGCCGAGCGGGTCGCGCCGACGCTGCTGGAACCCCTCATGGACCGCGGGGCCATGCGGAACCTGGTGGGTGACGAGGCGTGGCGCGACCTGTTCGAGCGGCCGATCGGCGAGGTGGTGGACGAACGCTTCGCCGACGACACGGTGCGCGGCGTGGTGCTCACCGACGCCCTCATCGGCACCTTCGCCGACCCCCGCGACCCGGGTCTGCTGGCCAACCGCTGCTTCCTCTACCACGTCGTCGGCGACGGGACCGGCGACTGGAACGTCCCCGTCGGCGGTATGGGAGCGGTCTCCGGCGGTCTCGCCGACGCCGCCCGCGCGGCCGGGGCCCAGATCCTCACCGGGGCCGAGGTCGTCGCCGTCGACCCCTCGGGAGAGGTCACCTTCCGCGACGCGACCGGAGAGCACGCGGTCCGGGCCGACCGGATTCTGGCGAACGTGCCGCCCGCCGTGCTCGCCCGCCTGCTGGGCACGGCCGAGCCGGCCCCCGAGGGGGCCCAGCTCAAGGTCAACATGGTGCTGTCGCGCCTGCCGCGGCTCAGGGACGCCGACGTGGACCCGGCGGCGGCCTTCAGCGGCACCTTCCACATCAACGAGGGCCGTGACCAGCTCGCCCGCGCTCACGCGGAGGCGACGGCCGGCCGCATCCCGGCGCTGCCCCCGGCCGAGGTCTACTGCCACTCGCTGACCGACCCCTCCATCCTCGGCCCGGAGCTGCGGGACGCCGGAGCCCACACGATGACACTGTTCGGCCTGCACATGCCGGCCCGGCTGTTCCGCGACGACCCGGCCGGGGCACGCGAGGCCGCACTGCGCGCCACGCTCGCCTCGATGAACCGGGTGCTCGCCGAGCCGATCGAGGACTGCCTGCTGCGTGCTCCGGACGGCAGCCCGTGCCTCGAGGTCAAGACCCCGGTAGACCTGGAGACGGAGGCGGGCCTGCCCGGCGGGCACATCTTCCACCGGGACCTGTCCTGGCCGTACGGCGAGCCGGGACGCTGGGGGGTGGAGACCTCCTTCGAGCGGATCCTGCTCTGCGGCGCGGGCGCCCGGCGCGGCGGCGGGGTCAGCGGCATCCCCGGCCACAACGCCGCCATGGCGGTGCTGGCCTGA
- a CDS encoding carbohydrate kinase family protein, producing the protein MTGTGLLVIGDVVTDVVALHDGPALTGLAVGTDTAADIVLRPGGSGANTASWAARLGADARILTRVGFDTGEWHAAELRRFGVRPHLRIDPNRPTAVVIAMVDGSGERSMLTNRGAGGHIGIDDWDESLLDGVGHLHLSGYTLFAEPGLQLARLALAEASRRGVSISVDPSSTGFLRSFGPQRFVRETLAARLIIPNLDEALLLTGETTAEGAAEELSLRYGAAAVKLGARGALMARNGKLSARVSGLAAEVIDSIGAGDAFAAGLLTALLNGADDGAALDAGRRAGAEAVSVVGGRPRILPSDMSPNRLYPLSTN; encoded by the coding sequence TTGACCGGAACGGGCCTGCTGGTCATCGGCGACGTGGTCACCGACGTCGTCGCGCTTCACGACGGGCCGGCCCTGACCGGCCTGGCCGTCGGCACCGACACCGCAGCCGACATCGTGCTGCGGCCGGGCGGCTCGGGGGCCAACACGGCCTCCTGGGCCGCCCGGCTGGGTGCGGACGCCCGCATCCTGACCCGCGTCGGCTTCGACACCGGCGAGTGGCACGCCGCGGAGCTGCGCCGGTTCGGGGTCAGACCGCACCTGAGGATCGACCCGAACCGGCCGACCGCGGTGGTGATCGCCATGGTGGACGGGAGCGGTGAGCGTTCCATGCTCACCAACCGGGGTGCGGGCGGGCACATCGGCATCGACGACTGGGACGAGAGCCTGCTCGACGGGGTGGGCCACCTCCACCTGTCCGGATACACGTTGTTCGCCGAGCCGGGGCTGCAACTGGCCCGGCTGGCGCTGGCCGAGGCGTCCCGGCGCGGTGTGTCGATCAGCGTGGACCCCTCCTCGACGGGGTTCCTGCGCTCGTTCGGGCCCCAGCGGTTCGTCCGGGAGACGCTCGCCGCCCGGCTGATCATCCCCAACCTGGACGAGGCGCTGTTGCTCACCGGTGAGACCACCGCCGAGGGTGCGGCGGAGGAGCTGAGCCTGCGTTACGGGGCGGCGGCGGTGAAGCTGGGCGCCCGCGGTGCCCTCATGGCCAGGAACGGAAAGTTGTCCGCCCGGGTTTCGGGACTCGCCGCCGAGGTGATTGACTCCATCGGAGCGGGGGACGCGTTCGCCGCCGGCCTGCTGACCGCCCTGCTGAACGGGGCCGACGACGGGGCCGCGCTGGACGCCGGACGCCGTGCCGGGGCGGAAGCGGTGTCGGTCGTGGGCGGCAGACCCCGTATTCTTCCGTCTGACATGAGTCCCAATCGGCTTTACCCTCTTAGTACCAATTGA
- a CDS encoding DoxX family protein, which produces MLDQVRPYALLIARIALGVIFFVHGWQKFTTMGLAQTAAFFESVGIPLAGVAAPVVATLEVVGGVALILGAALPVFGPLLAITMLGAIVFVHGANGFSADKGGYEFVLALAAGALAIAFSGGGALAVDSLWQRRRAAVTV; this is translated from the coding sequence ATGCTTGACCAGGTGCGGCCATATGCCCTGCTGATCGCACGGATCGCGCTCGGCGTGATCTTCTTCGTCCACGGCTGGCAGAAGTTCACCACCATGGGGCTGGCCCAGACCGCGGCGTTCTTCGAATCCGTGGGCATCCCGCTGGCGGGCGTCGCCGCCCCGGTGGTCGCCACCCTTGAGGTCGTCGGCGGCGTCGCCCTCATCCTGGGTGCCGCCCTGCCCGTCTTCGGCCCGCTGCTCGCGATCACCATGCTCGGCGCGATCGTCTTCGTTCACGGCGCCAACGGCTTCTCGGCCGACAAGGGCGGCTACGAGTTCGTCCTCGCCCTCGCCGCCGGTGCGCTGGCCATCGCCTTCAGCGGCGGCGGAGCCCTCGCCGTCGACTCCCTCTGGCAGCGCCGCCGCGCCGCCGTCACGGTCTGA
- a CDS encoding YkvA family protein: MNIWLTTALAVAGGLVVLWLAALVTLAITRPRAGLLTEAIRLLPDLLRLIPRLARDRTLPRGVRVRLWLLLGYLALPIDMVPDFIPVLGYADDAIVVAVVLRAVVRAAGPEALERHWPGTDGGLAAVRRLAGASR, from the coding sequence GTGAACATCTGGCTCACCACCGCTCTCGCCGTCGCCGGCGGACTGGTGGTGCTGTGGCTGGCGGCCCTGGTCACCCTGGCGATCACCCGGCCGCGCGCCGGTCTGCTCACCGAGGCGATCCGGCTCCTGCCCGACCTGCTGCGGCTCATCCCACGCCTGGCCCGCGACCGCACCCTGCCGCGCGGGGTCCGCGTCCGGCTGTGGCTGCTGCTGGGCTACCTGGCCCTGCCGATCGACATGGTCCCTGACTTCATCCCGGTCCTCGGCTACGCGGACGACGCCATCGTGGTCGCCGTGGTCCTGCGTGCGGTCGTCCGGGCCGCCGGGCCCGAGGCGCTGGAACGCCATTGGCCCGGCACCGACGGCGGGCTCGCCGCCGTTCGTCGCCTGGCCGGCGCGAGCCGCTGA
- a CDS encoding pseudouridine-5'-phosphate glycosidase produces MGITRQPDDSVLRPSAEVAEALEQGAPVVALESTIISHGLPRPRNLEVALELEEIVREAGAVPATIAVLDGVAHIGLDKSELERIADDPGLRKLSFRDLPAATALKASGATTVSATSFLAARAGIRIFATGGLGGVHREWAETQDESADLDMLSRTRITVVCAGVKSILDVPATLQRLETRGVTVAGFRTDEFPGFYLHSSGERVDWRIETPAEAAGIMRAQDTLGGPETALIVANPVPVSEQLDPELHDRVLAEALAAAEQEEVTGQAITPFLLGYLVRGTDGASLEANLAAVRGNARLAGKIAAAFRRGD; encoded by the coding sequence ATGGGTATCACCCGACAGCCCGACGACAGCGTGCTCCGACCCTCGGCCGAGGTGGCGGAGGCACTGGAGCAGGGTGCCCCGGTCGTGGCACTGGAGTCCACGATCATCTCGCACGGCCTGCCCCGCCCCCGCAACCTGGAGGTCGCGCTGGAGCTCGAGGAGATCGTCCGGGAGGCCGGCGCCGTGCCGGCGACGATCGCGGTGCTGGACGGTGTGGCGCACATCGGTCTGGACAAGAGCGAGCTGGAGCGGATCGCCGACGACCCCGGCCTGCGCAAGCTCAGCTTCCGCGACCTGCCGGCCGCCACCGCGCTCAAGGCGAGCGGGGCGACGACGGTGTCGGCGACCTCGTTCCTGGCCGCGCGGGCGGGCATCCGGATCTTCGCCACCGGCGGCCTGGGCGGTGTGCACCGCGAGTGGGCCGAGACCCAGGACGAGTCCGCCGACCTGGACATGCTGAGCCGGACGCGGATCACCGTCGTCTGCGCGGGTGTGAAGTCGATCCTCGACGTCCCGGCCACGCTCCAGCGGCTGGAGACCCGCGGCGTGACCGTCGCGGGGTTCCGCACCGACGAGTTCCCCGGCTTCTACCTGCACTCCTCCGGCGAGCGGGTCGACTGGCGGATCGAGACCCCGGCCGAGGCTGCGGGCATCATGCGGGCCCAGGACACGCTCGGCGGCCCGGAGACGGCGCTGATCGTCGCCAACCCGGTGCCGGTGTCCGAGCAGCTCGACCCCGAACTGCACGACCGTGTCCTCGCCGAGGCGCTCGCCGCCGCCGAGCAGGAGGAGGTCACCGGCCAGGCCATCACCCCGTTCCTGCTGGGTTACCTGGTACGCGGCACCGACGGCGCCTCCCTGGAGGCGAACCTGGCCGCCGTACGGGGCAACGCCCGTCTCGCCGGGAAGATCGCGGCCGCCTTCCGCCGCGGAGACTGA
- a CDS encoding YeiH family protein, translated as MRGSGAAYTVTAVTAYAVALAPGLGVAACAVAVATAVSRILPGVNPAVLAVLLGAVAANLGGLHRSLSPGLRFASRQVLRLAVVLLGLQIALPDLLALGWRALAVVALATGVTFAVTRRLGDRLGVNPRRSLLIATGVSVCGAAAVAAMHEVAGSDDDDVAAAVAVVVLYGSVSIVTLPLLAGMLDLSPHRLGLWAGAAVHEVAQVAAIGAAAGAGVLTSAVAVKLVRVALLAPMTGLVSAALRRAPEARRPGTEPNRPEHPTPEPGEPGRPRTEPDRPERSAEGRAGRRPPLVPLFVVGFAAMAAARSLGVVPAEVTRAVPDVTAALLAAALFALGTGVRLRELARGGRSLLLGGLATVIIGGISLIGVLVIG; from the coding sequence GTGAGGGGATCCGGCGCGGCGTACACGGTGACGGCCGTGACGGCGTACGCGGTGGCGCTCGCGCCGGGGCTGGGCGTGGCGGCGTGCGCGGTGGCGGTGGCGACGGCGGTGAGCCGGATCTTGCCCGGGGTGAACCCGGCGGTGCTCGCGGTGCTCCTCGGAGCGGTGGCGGCCAATCTCGGCGGGTTGCACCGGTCGCTGTCGCCGGGGTTGAGGTTCGCGTCCCGCCAGGTGCTCCGCCTGGCGGTCGTGCTGCTCGGGCTGCAGATCGCGCTGCCGGACCTGCTGGCGCTCGGCTGGCGTGCCCTGGCGGTGGTCGCGCTGGCGACCGGCGTCACGTTCGCCGTGACGCGCCGGCTCGGGGACCGGCTCGGGGTGAACCCCCGCCGGTCGCTGCTGATCGCGACCGGGGTGTCCGTGTGCGGCGCCGCGGCCGTGGCGGCCATGCATGAGGTCGCCGGCAGCGACGATGACGACGTCGCCGCCGCGGTCGCCGTCGTCGTCCTGTACGGCAGCGTCTCGATCGTCACGCTGCCGCTGCTGGCGGGGATGCTGGACCTGTCACCGCACCGGCTCGGCCTGTGGGCCGGCGCGGCGGTGCACGAGGTCGCGCAGGTCGCGGCGATCGGCGCGGCGGCCGGGGCGGGTGTGCTCACGAGTGCGGTGGCGGTCAAGCTCGTCCGGGTCGCGCTGCTCGCCCCGATGACCGGGCTGGTCTCCGCCGCACTGCGCCGCGCTCCGGAGGCCCGCCGCCCCGGCACGGAACCGAACCGGCCGGAACACCCCACGCCGGAACCCGGCGAGCCCGGACGTCCTAGGACGGAACCGGACCGCCCGGAACGTTCGGCGGAAGGGCGGGCGGGTCGGCGTCCGCCGCTGGTGCCGCTGTTCGTCGTGGGGTTCGCCGCGATGGCGGCGGCGCGGAGCCTGGGCGTCGTACCGGCCGAGGTCACGCGGGCGGTGCCGGATGTGACGGCGGCGCTCCTCGCCGCGGCGCTCTTCGCCCTGGGCACCGGCGTCCGCCTTCGCGAGCTCGCCAGGGGTGGACGCTCGCTGCTCCTGGGCGGGCTGGCAACGGTGATCATCGGTGGGATCTCACTGATCGGAGTCCTCGTCATTGGCTGA
- a CDS encoding LysR family transcriptional regulator: MSELPDLESLRLLVDVDRLGSLGQAARAAGIAQPSVSKRISLLERRLGLPLLERTPRGSTLTPQGVMISAWAAQVLAAAEELMRGAEAVRHVRAAHLHIAASMTVAEYLLPRWLGELQNREPQVQVGLDVQNSAEVARLVGAGIELGFVEGPSVPPGLASRVVATDRLVVVVAPGHPWSRRRTPLLAAELAATPLVVRERGSGTRETLDRALAGHTVAAPRLELGSNTAVKGASREGAAPAVLSGYAVETELVTGRLIEVPTRGIDLERRLRAVWRRGRTPTGPAATLLNITLSATRDRRQQSP; this comes from the coding sequence ATGAGTGAGCTGCCCGACCTCGAATCCCTGCGGTTGCTCGTCGACGTGGACCGCCTGGGCAGCCTCGGTCAGGCGGCCAGGGCCGCCGGCATCGCCCAGCCGTCGGTGAGCAAGCGGATCTCGCTGCTGGAACGCCGCCTCGGGCTGCCGCTCCTGGAACGCACCCCGCGCGGCTCCACCCTTACCCCGCAGGGAGTGATGATCTCCGCCTGGGCCGCGCAGGTGCTGGCGGCGGCGGAGGAGCTGATGCGGGGCGCCGAGGCGGTACGGCACGTCCGGGCGGCCCACCTGCACATCGCGGCCAGCATGACCGTCGCTGAATACCTGCTGCCGCGCTGGTTGGGAGAGCTGCAGAACCGGGAGCCCCAGGTGCAGGTCGGCCTCGACGTGCAGAACTCGGCCGAGGTCGCGAGACTGGTCGGCGCGGGGATCGAGCTCGGGTTCGTGGAGGGGCCCTCGGTGCCGCCGGGGCTGGCGTCGCGGGTGGTCGCCACCGACCGTCTGGTGGTGGTGGTCGCGCCGGGGCACCCGTGGTCGCGCCGCCGCACCCCGTTGCTGGCCGCCGAGCTCGCCGCGACCCCGCTGGTGGTCCGCGAGCGCGGCTCCGGGACCCGCGAGACCCTGGACCGCGCGCTGGCCGGCCACACCGTGGCGGCGCCCAGGCTGGAGCTCGGCTCCAACACGGCCGTCAAGGGCGCCTCCCGCGAGGGCGCCGCACCCGCCGTGCTCAGCGGCTACGCGGTGGAGACCGAGCTCGTCACCGGCCGCCTGATCGAGGTGCCCACCCGGGGCATCGACCTGGAGCGGCGGCTGCGCGCGGTGTGGCGCCGTGGTCGCACACCCACCGGCCCCGCGGCCACCCTGCTGAACATCACCCTCTCCGCCACCCGTGACCGCCGGCAACAAAGCCCGTGA
- a CDS encoding response regulator transcription factor yields MADGETARVLVVDDEPALREALQSSLEFEGYRVGLASDGQEALRTLEREPYEVVLLDVMMPRLDGLTACRRLRAAGNRVPVLMLTARDAVGDRVSGLDAGADDYLVKPFELDELLARVRALLRRSAAAAPAAGEQEVLVFGDLRMDTAGREVTRDGAPLDLTRTEYLLLELLMTHPRQVLTREQILSEVWGFDFEPSSNSLDVYVMYLRRKTEARGRPRLIHTVRGVGYVLRNSP; encoded by the coding sequence ATGGCTGACGGTGAGACGGCGCGCGTGCTGGTCGTGGACGACGAGCCCGCGCTCAGGGAGGCGCTGCAGAGCAGCCTGGAGTTCGAGGGCTACCGGGTAGGGCTCGCCTCCGACGGGCAGGAGGCGCTCCGGACGCTGGAGCGGGAGCCCTACGAGGTCGTCCTGCTGGATGTGATGATGCCCCGGCTGGACGGGCTGACCGCCTGCCGCCGCCTGCGGGCCGCGGGCAACCGCGTCCCGGTGCTCATGCTCACCGCCCGCGACGCCGTCGGCGACCGGGTCTCCGGCCTGGACGCCGGGGCCGACGACTACCTGGTCAAGCCGTTCGAGCTGGACGAACTGCTCGCCCGGGTCCGGGCACTGCTGCGGCGCAGCGCCGCGGCGGCGCCCGCGGCCGGGGAGCAGGAGGTCCTCGTCTTCGGTGACCTGCGCATGGACACCGCCGGCCGCGAGGTCACCCGGGACGGTGCCCCGCTGGACCTGACCCGCACCGAGTACCTGCTGCTGGAGCTGCTCATGACGCATCCCCGGCAGGTGCTGACCCGCGAGCAGATCCTCAGCGAGGTGTGGGGCTTCGACTTCGAGCCGTCCTCCAACTCCCTGGACGTCTACGTGATGTACCTGCGGCGCAAGACCGAGGCGCGCGGGCGCCCCCGTCTGATCCACACCGTCCGGGGTGTCGGCTACGTGCTGCGGAACTCCCCGTGA
- a CDS encoding HAMP domain-containing sensor histidine kinase, whose amino-acid sequence MSRRRSLRSRLTLLVAAAVALAIAVCAALCWFVVRAELYRQVERSLDGPKGAQNVHWIQQYCSGAVPDRPLPPRPVPVQLVYADGTTCAVGGTPVRVTPRDLALTRAGPGAGQLREGVTEGGEEVLVMTRNAGPGLVVMESRSLDDVHSTLTTLAWVLAGVAALGVIGAASAGQLVSRAALRPVGRLTEAVEHVARTEDLGTRIPVEGTDEIARLSTSFNAMTAALAGSRERQRRLIADAGHELRTPLTSLRTNVDLLLRSENTGRPLEPEPKHRLLGNLKAQFEEMSTLVGDLLQLSRSEDEHEPHVEVGLHEVVESAVRRARLRAPDLPVEVETAPWYVHGDQAALERAVMNLLDNAIKFSGGGGGPVTVRLCDGELTVGDRGPGIPPDELPYVFDRFWRSPAARGMPGSGLGLAIVAKAVRDAGGEVALENADGGGVLARVRLPGSPRAGDVAGSAAS is encoded by the coding sequence GTGAGCCGTCGCCGCTCCCTGCGTTCGCGCCTGACCCTCCTCGTGGCCGCGGCGGTGGCGCTGGCCATCGCCGTGTGCGCGGCGCTGTGCTGGTTCGTCGTCCGGGCCGAGCTGTACCGGCAGGTGGAGCGCTCGCTGGACGGCCCCAAGGGTGCGCAGAACGTCCACTGGATCCAGCAGTACTGCTCGGGGGCGGTCCCCGACCGCCCGTTGCCGCCCCGTCCCGTGCCCGTTCAGCTTGTCTACGCCGACGGCACCACGTGCGCCGTGGGCGGCACGCCGGTCAGGGTCACCCCGCGCGACCTGGCCCTGACCCGGGCCGGCCCCGGGGCCGGGCAACTGCGGGAGGGAGTGACCGAGGGCGGCGAGGAGGTGCTGGTGATGACCCGCAACGCCGGTCCCGGCCTCGTGGTCATGGAGTCGCGGTCGCTGGACGACGTCCACTCCACGCTGACCACGCTCGCCTGGGTCCTCGCCGGGGTGGCCGCACTGGGGGTGATCGGCGCGGCCTCGGCCGGGCAGCTCGTCTCCCGCGCCGCGCTGCGTCCGGTCGGGCGCCTGACCGAGGCGGTGGAGCACGTCGCCCGGACCGAGGATCTCGGCACCAGGATCCCGGTCGAGGGCACCGACGAGATCGCCCGGCTCAGCACCTCCTTCAACGCGATGACCGCCGCACTGGCCGGGTCCCGTGAACGCCAGCGGCGGCTGATCGCCGACGCCGGGCACGAGCTGCGCACCCCGCTCACCAGCCTGCGCACCAACGTCGACCTGCTGCTGCGCAGTGAGAACACCGGGCGGCCGCTCGAACCGGAGCCGAAGCACAGGCTGCTGGGCAACCTCAAGGCCCAGTTCGAGGAGATGTCCACGCTGGTGGGGGACCTGCTTCAGCTCTCCCGCTCGGAGGACGAGCACGAGCCGCACGTCGAGGTGGGCCTGCACGAGGTGGTCGAGTCCGCCGTGCGCCGGGCCCGGCTCCGTGCCCCGGACCTGCCCGTCGAGGTGGAGACGGCACCCTGGTACGTGCACGGGGACCAGGCGGCCCTGGAACGGGCCGTGATGAACCTGCTGGACAACGCGATCAAGTTCTCCGGCGGCGGGGGCGGCCCGGTGACCGTGCGATTGTGCGACGGTGAGCTCACGGTCGGGGACCGCGGCCCCGGTATCCCGCCGGACGAGCTGCCGTACGTGTTCGACCGCTTCTGGAGGTCTCCGGCGGCCCGCGGCATGCCCGGCTCCGGGCTGGGCCTGGCCATCGTGGCCAAGGCCGTCCGGGACGCCGGGGGAGAGGTCGCCCTGGAGAACGCCGACGGGGGCGGCGTCCTGGCCCGGGTGCGGCTGCCCGGCTCACCGCGGGCCGGGGACGTGGCGGGGTCTGCTGCCTCCTGA
- a CDS encoding glycoside hydrolase family 6 protein translates to MPRRSVLAALCAALVVASGAAITAASGAAAADSPFYVDPETNAAEWVAVNPGDSRAPVIRDRIAAVPQGRWFTTTNTSTVRGEVSAFTGAAASAGKIPILVVYNIPNRDCSGASSGGAPSHAAYRQWIDEVAAGLQGRPASIILEPDVLPIMTNCMSPAQQQETNASMAYAGRKLRAASSAAKVYFDIGHSGWLSASEAAVRLKAADVAGSADGISVNVSNYRWTSTEVAYAKSVISATGVSRLRAVVDTSRNGNGPQGSEWCDPAGRAIGTPSTDATGDPAIDAFLWVKPPGEADGCIAGAGQFVPQRAYDLAMAAPRPSPTPSVTPTATPTVTPTGGRACAATYKVVGSWQGGFQAEVTVRSSGTTPITGWTVGWTFPDGQTVGQLWNGRHTQSGADVSVGNVSHNGDLPPGASTSFGFTGTWAGANGVPSRIGCTTA, encoded by the coding sequence ATGCCACGAAGGTCAGTTCTGGCCGCGCTCTGCGCGGCCCTGGTGGTCGCGTCCGGCGCCGCGATCACCGCCGCCTCGGGTGCCGCGGCGGCCGATTCGCCCTTCTACGTCGACCCGGAGACCAACGCCGCCGAATGGGTGGCGGTCAATCCGGGGGACTCCCGGGCGCCCGTCATCCGCGACAGGATCGCCGCCGTGCCTCAGGGGCGTTGGTTCACCACCACCAACACCTCCACCGTGCGCGGTGAGGTGTCGGCGTTCACCGGAGCGGCGGCGAGCGCGGGCAAGATCCCGATCCTCGTCGTCTACAACATCCCCAATCGTGACTGCAGCGGTGCCAGCTCGGGCGGCGCACCCAGCCACGCGGCCTACCGGCAGTGGATCGACGAGGTCGCGGCAGGGCTCCAGGGACGCCCCGCGTCGATCATCCTGGAGCCGGACGTGCTTCCGATCATGACCAACTGCATGAGCCCCGCCCAGCAGCAGGAGACCAACGCCTCCATGGCGTACGCGGGCAGGAAGCTGAGGGCCGCCTCGTCCGCGGCGAAGGTCTACTTCGACATCGGCCACTCCGGGTGGCTGTCGGCGTCCGAGGCCGCCGTCCGCCTGAAGGCCGCCGACGTGGCGGGCAGCGCGGACGGGATCTCCGTCAACGTCTCCAACTACCGTTGGACCTCCACCGAGGTGGCGTACGCCAAGAGCGTGATCTCCGCGACGGGCGTCTCCCGGCTGCGCGCGGTCGTCGACACCAGCCGCAACGGCAACGGCCCACAGGGGAGCGAGTGGTGCGACCCGGCCGGACGGGCGATCGGCACGCCGAGCACCGACGCCACCGGCGACCCCGCGATCGACGCCTTCCTGTGGGTCAAACCACCGGGCGAGGCCGACGGCTGCATCGCCGGGGCCGGGCAGTTCGTGCCGCAGCGGGCCTACGACCTGGCGATGGCCGCCCCGCGACCCAGCCCGACGCCCAGCGTCACCCCTACGGCGACCCCCACGGTCACCCCGACCGGCGGCAGGGCCTGCGCGGCGACGTACAAGGTCGTCGGCTCGTGGCAGGGCGGGTTCCAGGCCGAGGTGACCGTCAGGAGCAGCGGCACCACGCCGATCACCGGCTGGACGGTCGGCTGGACCTTCCCCGACGGGCAGACCGTCGGCCAGCTTTGGAACGGCCGGCACACCCAGAGCGGGGCGGACGTCTCGGTCGGGAACGTCTCCCACAACGGCGATCTCCCCCCGGGCGCCTCGACCTCCTTCGGCTTCACCGGCACCTGGGCCGGAGCCAACGGGGTGCCCTCCCGGATCGGCTGCACCACCGCCTGA
- a CDS encoding MarR family winged helix-turn-helix transcriptional regulator: MKDTRWLSESEMDAWMAYVAATHLLERRVEEQLKATSGLTHAQYEILAKLSASPDRRMRMTELAREIVVSKSGLTYQIGQLEKRGLVERTTCPSDDRGVLAVLTDQGVRCLKQTAPGHVAVVRAFLIDRLTPEEIETMRRVMTKALAAMESAPGPVFRSAASACSPRDPSLPEG; this comes from the coding sequence GTGAAGGACACGAGATGGCTCAGTGAATCCGAGATGGACGCATGGATGGCCTATGTCGCCGCCACACACCTGCTTGAGCGCCGCGTCGAGGAGCAGCTGAAAGCCACCTCCGGCCTGACCCACGCCCAGTACGAGATCCTGGCGAAGCTGTCCGCCTCCCCTGACAGGCGGATGCGGATGACCGAGCTGGCCCGCGAGATCGTCGTGTCCAAGAGCGGGCTCACCTACCAGATCGGACAGCTGGAGAAGCGAGGACTCGTCGAGCGGACGACCTGCCCTTCGGACGACCGAGGTGTCCTGGCCGTGCTCACCGACCAGGGGGTGCGCTGCCTGAAGCAGACCGCGCCGGGACACGTGGCCGTCGTCCGGGCCTTCCTGATCGACCGGCTCACCCCGGAGGAGATCGAGACCATGCGGCGCGTCATGACCAAGGCGCTCGCCGCGATGGAGTCGGCCCCCGGCCCCGTCTTCCGGTCCGCGGCTTCCGCCTGCTCGCCGCGGGACCCGTCCCTGCCGGAGGGCTGA